GACTTTTTCCTGTTTAAACTCATCATATGAGAAATGAAACGCGTCTTTGAAGAACGGCTGACGAGCATCTTTTTCAGACAGTTGAATCCGCTCTTGCGGAATGCCCCAATCAATCCCTATATCAGGATCGTTCCACCGTATGCCGGCATCATGATCAGGAGCATAATAGTTATCGCATTTGTAAGAAAAGACCGCTTCATCTGAAAGCACCACAAACCCGTGAGCAAACCCTTGCGGGATCCAGAGCATATTGTGTGTTTCAGAATCAAGCTTCACCGCTACATGCTCACCGTACGAGGGTGAACCTTCCCGAATATCAACCGCAACATCGAGGACCACTCCATCTGTCACGTGGACCAACTTCGATTGGGTAAACGGTGGTTTTTGAAAATGCAGACCACGCAAAACCCCAAATCCTGATTTCGACTCATTATCCTGAACAAAATCCACCTGACCGACATGCTCCTTAAGAACCTCTTTCCTGAATGACTCAAAAAAATACCCACGCCCATCCCCGTATACTTTCGGAACAAAAACCAAAACATCAGGAATAGCTGTAGCAGTTACTTGCAAAATATATGTTGATTTGTTGAATTGCTCTTTAATAACAACTTCTGTATAGAGCATTCAGTTTATTTGAAATCTCGCTGATGTTCAGTTTTAACTGATCATGTATGGATGCATCCATAAAGCCCAGATCAACAGAAAGAATTAACTGGCACGCAACCTCCATCAAAGAACTGTATGCTATCTGATAAAAATGACCTTGATCTTTTTTATTTTTTCTGGCAGAGCCTTCCGCTATATTCGATACAACAGATACCACTGCCCTTCTTACTTGACTGGTTAAACCGTACCGCTCCAAATCCGGAAAACCGTCGGTCAATCGATAGATCTCCAAAACCAGTTTCTAGCGTTATGCCAAACATCGAGTCCTTCGAATGAATATTGATACGGTCTTACCTGTCCCACTGTTTCTCATTAAATCAGTTTGGCAAAATATCAAAGTCACCAACTATGACACTGAATGCTTTAAACAGTTCAACACATTAATAACTCAACAGTTCAACTTCTTTTAAGCAGTTGAAGCAGGTACTCTCCATACTGGCTTTTCATCAATGGCTTTGCCAGTTCCTCGAGTTGTTCATCGTCTATCCATCCGCTCCGCCAGGCGATCTCCTCCGGACAGGCGATTTTCAGTCCCTGTCGCTTTTCAACTGTCTCTATGAAGTTTCCCGCTTCCTGAAAGGAGTCATGCGTTCCCGTGTCTAACCAGGCAAATCCACGCCCCATGATCGACATCCGTAACTGCTTGCGGAGCAAAAACTCTTCATTCACCGACGTAATTTCCAGCTCACCCCTTACAGAAGGTTTTACGTTTTTTGCAATCCCTACGACATCATTCGTATAAAAATACAACCCGACAACCGCATAATTTGACTTTGGTTCTTTCGGCTTCTCCTCTATCGACAGCACATTACCTGCTTCGTCGAATTCAGCCACTCCATACCGTTCCGGATCGTTCACATAATACCCGAAAATACTAGCTACACGCACCTTCTGAACATCCTGCACCGCTCTCTGCAGCATACCGGTGAAGCCATAGCCAAAGAAGATATTATCACCAAGGATAAGGCACACATCATCATTTCCGATAAACTCCTCACCAAGCAAGAACGCCTGCGCCAATCCGTCAGGCGAAGGCTGTTCTACATAGGATAACCTGATTCCCCAGTCACTTCCATCGTCCAATACTCTCTGAAACAAAGGAAGATCAACCGGTGTTGAAATAACCAGCACATCACGTATCCCCGCAAGCATAAGCGTGCTCAGCGGGTAATAAATCATCGGCTTGTCGTATATAGGCAAAAGTTGTTTTGATATTCCTCTTGTCACCGGGTACAACCGAGTGCCAGAACCCCCAGCAAGTATAATTCCTTTCACACAACCTCCAAATCATGCTCGAAAGTCATTAAAAGCAACAAATAGCTGAATAGAGTGTAAAGTAAGAAGTAGCACGAGATCAACTTATCGACCAAGGCAGCAAATTTTTTGCAATACTATCTATCTTCTTTATTTTTTACCATTTGCCGATACGATCTCCATATTTATCATCAAAGCGCCCGATATCGTCTTCTCCAAGATAACTGCCTATCTGCACTTCGATCAGTTCCAACGGTATCTTCCCTGGGTTCTCCAGGCGATGCTTGGTGCCAAGAGGAACATAGGTTGACTGATCTTCCCGGAGAATCACCTCTTCATCCCCGACAGTAATGCGGGCAGTCCCCTTTACGACAACCCAATGCTCCGCACGATGATAATGTTTCTGCAGAGACAACGCAGATCCGGGCTTGACAATAATACGCTTTACAAGAAAACGGTCCGATCTATCAACCGCTTCATAAGAGCCCCAAGGACGGTTTACCCGAACGTGCGCAATCACTTCATCACGTCCCTCACTTTTTAGCCGCTCAACTATTATCTTGACATCCTGCACCCTGTCCTTGGAAGCTACCAGTCCCGCATCCCGAGTTTCAACGATCACATGATCATCAACACCGATGGCGGTAACCATTCGGCTTGAAGTTTGGATAAAGCTGTTCTGAACATCATGCAACAGAACATCGCCTTTCGCTACGTTACCGAATGAATCCCTCTCTTTAACCCCCCATAAAGCAGACCACGCGCCAACGTCACTCCACCCGGCATCAAGAGGTACCACCACGGCATGCATTGTTTTTTCCATCACAGCATAATCGATCGAATCCGATGGACATGCGCTAAACGACTCTTCGTCGAGCCTTAGAAAATCAAGATCATCAGTGGCTTTTTCCAGTGAAGCCCTGCATGCATCGAGCATTTCAGGATTATTCTTTACCCGTAATGCAGTTAATAACCTTTCAGAAACTGATTTCGCCCGAAAGACTTTAATAATTCGAGGACAGCGTAGGCAAAAATCATACCATTATGACTTCAAAAAAACTGAAGCCGTTGTCCCTACATAACCTTGACATGCTAACCAATAGCCTCATATACCTCAATGCCCTTTGGCATTCTACCAATGGAATAATAAATAAACCCAAGCTGTTCCATCAGATCAGGATCATAAATATTTCTTCCATCAAAAATGATGGGGGTACTCAACTCTTGCTTTATCATCTCAAAGTCGGGGCTCCTAAACACCATCCATTCAGTCACTATTACCAATGCATCTGCCCCTCTAAGCGCAGATTCTGACGTCTCGACCAACGCCAATCCTTCACGCTTACCATAGATACTGCGGGCCTCACCCATTGCTACTGGATCATATGCTCGTACTTTCGCCTCTGAACTTAGCAGCTCCTCTAACACTCTTCGGCTTGGTGCCTCACGCATATCGTCAGTATTTGGCTTAAAAGCAAGCCCCCATAGCGCAATCGTTTTTCCACTGAGTTCATTTTTGAAATGTTGCTTTATTTTTTTAACGATAGAGAATTTTTGTTCATAGTTAACCGCCTCAACTGCCTGCAGAATTCTGGCATCATAACCATGCTGATGCGATGTACGCTCAAGTGCTTGCACATCTTTTGGAAAACAAGAACCACCATAACCTAATCCTGGATAAATGAATGAAAAACCAATTCTCGAATCTGAACCGATACCTAAACGAATAGCTTCCACATCCGCCCCAACTCGTTCCGCTATATTAGCGATCTCATTCATAAAGCTTATTTTCGTAGCCAGCATAGCATTAGCCGCATATTTCGTCAGTTCCGCGGAACGAATATCCATTGCAATAAATCGGTCATGACTACGGTTAAATGGAGCATAGAGCGTACGAAGCAACTCCTTTGTTCTTGGATTGTCAACCCCAACAACAACGCGATCAGGTTTCATAAAATCTGCTATAGCATCCCCTTCTTTAAGAAATTCTGGATTCGACACAACATCGTAATCAATTGACAGACCGCGCTCACCTAGTGCTGACAATAAACGCTTACTCACAAGCTCTGCAGTGCCGACCGGTACAGTAGACTTATCGACTATTATTTTGTAATCATCCATCTTCTGACCGATAGTATCAGCGACAGCGAGCACATGTCGAAGATCTGCTGATCCGTCTTCTCCTGGTGGAGTACCCACTGCAATAAACTGAAACAGGCCAAATGCCACACCTTCAGCAGAATCTGACGTAAACCTTAAACGTCCTTTTCTGCTGTTATCAGTCACTAATTCTTGAAGACCCGGTTCATAAATAGGAATTTCCCCTTCCTTCAAACGATCGATTTTCTTCTCATCTGTATCAACACATAAAACTTCGTTTCCAACATCTGCAAAACATGCACCTGTCACCAGCCCTACATACCCTGATCCAAATATGGTAATTTTCATAACTGATTTATTATTTGATTTTTTGTATCTCTGTCGATTCGATCTAATCGCTCATCTTTCTCTGTAGCAAATCAAAAATAATAGGTTATACTTTTATAGTCACCCAAACTTTTTCATTCCACGATAATGTAATTACTTTTTTTTATTGAATATGACGATTAAAAGCTTACTCTAGTACGACAGTTTTTTAAAATTTTTTATTTTTGTACTGACAAATTATCGACAATCCAATTACTTGAACCCATGACTACTCCAAGAATTATCGACATCATTCTTACAAATACAAATATTGGCGATAGTAAAAATACTGCCTTATCTTTTTTGTATATCTTTTTATATAATTTATAATCAACAACAAAAAATAATGCTATTAACAAAAAAATCATCACAAATATTGCAGTATATTGAAAAAGCATTGATATCATCATTAATAGCATTATCAAAGATAGCAAAACAAACTGTATCTTTAGTGTATTTGGGGTATAATCATCATTGATGATATTTGAAGGATATAGCTTATACAATAAATTACGCCAATAACCTCGGGAATACTTTTGCTTCGAATAAGCACTTATTGTATCAGGATGTTTATGATAGCATATAGCATCTTCATTGAATACAAGTTTATGCCCATTAGATGACACTTTGCTTGATAGCGCAAAATCTTCTCCAGACGCTATCGGAAATCTAGTATCAAACCCACCATAATATTGAAAAACTTCTTTTTTATAAGCAGCAGCATATGTTCCCATCATAGATATATACTTATTTCTTTTATAAATATCATATCTCTGCTCTATTTCATATTGTGCAAATCGCGCAACTTTGCTTTTTTGTTTTGTTTTATATGCACCTTGCACTCCTGCTATTTCTTTATCTTCAAATGATAATTTTATTTTCTCGAGAAAATTCTTTTCTAACTCACAATCAGAATCTGTAAATACGATTATATGGCCATCTGAAACTGCAACTCCATTATTTCTAGCTACAGCTGGCCCCTGATTTTTTTGTGTCAAAATATTTAGTTTATATCTAACCTTTTTTTTGGTTTTCTTAATAATTTCTAATGAATCATCAATAGAACCATCATCAACACAAATCACCTCATATTCGCTTTTTGGTAAAGATTGATTTTCTAATGATGCCAAGCAATCTTCAATAGTCTTTTTAGCATTATAAACAGGTATTATGACACTTAGCATTTTATTTTATTTTTAATTCTTTTGATCTTCTAATATAATCAATTAAATATTTCGCAAAGACTTTCCCACTTTTATACATTCTCAATGCTTCATGAGGATCTTTTATTGATTGAATTATCATTTTACTTATATATTTTGGGTCAGTATAAAAATCGAGTCTTGCTTTATCACATGCGATCATAATTTCTTCAGAACTTAATTCATCATATGATACTGTCGTATTATGCAAACCTTCCTTTGTTAACCAATCTGCCCAATTTTCCGTTTTTAAATATCCGTTACTTTTTGCCCATTTATACGATTCTGTACCCGGATATACCATTAATGGATAAAATTGTGCTGTATTCGGTGATAGTTTTTTTGCATACTCGATCGTTTTCTTTATGGAATCCTTATTGTCATTAGGCAAACCTAATATAAAACATCCATTTATCAATAATCCTGCTCTTTTTGCTTCTTTCGCAAAACTTATTTGCTCTTTGTTATTTATAGATTTTGATATATCATTTAACGATTTCTCATTTGGACTTTCAAAGCCAACACACAAAAGCCTACAACCCGCTTTTTTCATCAATTTCATTGTATCGTAATCCAAATCAACTCTTGAATTACAAGACCAATTTATTTTTATTTTATTTTCTATTATTTCATTACATATTTCTCTTGTTCTTTTTTTATCTGCCGTAAAAGTATCATCTTCAAATAACACTTCTTTTATAAAAGGCATATTTTCTTTAATATACCTTAATTCACCTATAACATTACCTATTGATCTAGGTCTATACATCTTTTTTGATGGCACATTACAAAACGAACAATTATAAGGGCACCCTCTAGCAGACAGTATCGATAAATACGGCCATTTTATAGATGCATATAAATATTTATACATAGCATCTCTTCCTATCATATAATAATACACTTCGGAAACGTATGGTAATTCATCTAACATTTTTGATGTTGGCAATTCAGCATTCTCATTATGCCTTACCACACCATCAATATCTTCTCTGTATGTTAATCCCGGAACACTATCTAAATCCTTTTTATTTTTTATAGCATCAACCAAATCGCGTATTGTGTAATCGTATTCGCCTCTAAGTATATAATCAATACTCTTAGACATCATCATGGTTTCATCCGGCAAATTCGTAGGGTGCGTTCCAACAAGACATGTCTTTATTTTATCATTTATTTTTTTTATTTCATTTGCATAAAAAATATCATTGTATATACTTGGCGTACTTGTTGCAATCATGACCATATCTGGCTTATATTGTATTATTGCCGATATTGTCTGTTCTTTATCATACTCAAGTATTATAGAATCCAATAGCTTTACATCATATCCACACTTTCTCAAAGAACCCGCTGCATAAGCCAAATAATAAGGATAGTATATTGTTCCACTTTTTGCCACGCATGGTGACCTACTTTGTCTTGAATACATGGCGATAAATGGTGGATTTAAAAGCAAAATTTTCATAACATTATATATTTAGCCATTGAGTTAAGTCTCTATTCAAATAGCACGATAATTTTTCTATATCACTTTTGTAAAAGTTCAATAAAAAACTTTTATCTGCATCATCTATTTCCTCAACTTTTATTTTTTCTGTATTAATTGAAAGAATATTATCATATATCTTTCTTAATTTTTTGATTGTCTTTTCATTCATATTAGAAACCACATATTCTCTCAATCTTTCGCTCACAAGAATTTTTGACAAAATTTGATTTTTATGCTGACGTTTTTGATTCACTTTATCAGATAGATCAATCTCAACTCTTTTACTTATGTTTAAAAAATCGAATATTTTATCCATAAATGCATAAACATCTTCACACATATCATCATATAAAAAAACACCAATATCGTCATCAGAGTAGTACTCCCTATATTTATTTATATATTTATAGTATAGACCCATCTCCAATATATCATACTCCAAATAACCATAACTTTTTTTCCATATAGCACTCTGATGAATTGCGTCTCTAAAATCACTTTTTATAATTTTCCAGCATACAAGATCCCAATAATGTGAATATATTCTGTCAATCGGGTTTCTTAATAAGAAAATTATTTTTGTTTTTGGCAGTATCTTCGCAATTCTTCTTGGGACATTAGAATCACACATATAGCTTGGTGATATATCCCCAATTGCTTTTTCACCATTATAACCCTTAAAATATTTAGCATAATACTCTAAGCCCTTATAATAATTCAAATCAAAAAACATTATTTCTTTGCGAAACGACATATATATATCATTATGTTGCTTCAAGTATTGATATAATGATGTCGTACCTGATTTTGCAGCCCCAACAACAATAAAATTTGGAATATTGTATGGCTTATCATTATAGTACATTTTTCATATATGATTTTATTGACCTTATCAATCTATTTTTCTCTAATGAATCAAATATCGCATCGAATGGCTTTAACATAACTTCATTATAATACTCTATTATTTTTCTTTCTTCACCTGGCATAATTATTTTCAGCGATTGACTTTTATTAATTAGGTTACTAGCCAAATCTATTTGATGGTCATCTGAGTGCTCATTTAACTTCTTTGATCTTGGACAAATAATCAATCTTTTTTTATATTTAATACAGTCATTTAACACACCAAATCCAGCATGCGATATAACACACTGTGCACTCTTTATTTGTTTACCATATTCATCGCGATCGAAATACTCGACAAATCTTATCTTTTTTGAATCATATTTATTACTGCCACACTGTATAACTATTTCATCATCTATAGTCTCATTCAATATTTCCATAATTTTTATAAACCTACCGTACTTATATGGACAAGTTCCCAATATTCCAATTATCATAATATTCTACCCCAATATTTAGCTTTTTTTCCATAAACTTTTTTCATTTCAGGCCATTGAGTCAAAAATACATCTGAGACATAATACATAAACTTTCCTGTACCCGACCTTTCACCAATTACAGTACCAGAGTCAAGATAAACTATTTTAATATTCATAATTTTTGCCACTATTGAAATAGGTACAACTATAGCAGCCCCTGTTGACAAAATAACTTTTGGCCGCTCTTTAATCAATATAGGTATACATAAAAAAAACAACTCAAACATTTTATAGAGCAATATTTTTCTATCTTTAAAATAATATGCATTTTTTAAATGCGTTGTATCCGGGCCAAAATATGTAATATAAAAATGATCGTATCCTTCATAAGTATCAGCAATAGCGTTCATTTCCGTATAATGTCCACCATTCGCACAAACCAAACATACTTTGCTTTTTTTATTCATCACTCAACGAACCTCGTTTTAATCTTTATAAACCATTACATGGTTTTTATAACCTTATGTTATCAAAAAGTGATTCCTTAATATTATTATATAAATAG
This is a stretch of genomic DNA from Prosthecochloris marina. It encodes these proteins:
- the rfbC gene encoding dTDP-4-dehydrorhamnose 3,5-epimerase, with protein sequence MLYTEVVIKEQFNKSTYILQVTATAIPDVLVFVPKVYGDGRGYFFESFRKEVLKEHVGQVDFVQDNESKSGFGVLRGLHFQKPPFTQSKLVHVTDGVVLDVAVDIREGSPSYGEHVAVKLDSETHNMLWIPQGFAHGFVVLSDEAVFSYKCDNYYAPDHDAGIRWNDPDIGIDWGIPQERIQLSEKDARQPFFKDAFHFSYDEFKQEKVYPRNSA
- a CDS encoding four helix bundle protein produces the protein MEIYRLTDGFPDLERYGLTSQVRRAVVSVVSNIAEGSARKNKKDQGHFYQIAYSSLMEVACQLILSVDLGFMDASIHDQLKLNISEISNKLNALYRSCY
- the rfbA gene encoding glucose-1-phosphate thymidylyltransferase RfbA, translating into MKGIILAGGSGTRLYPVTRGISKQLLPIYDKPMIYYPLSTLMLAGIRDVLVISTPVDLPLFQRVLDDGSDWGIRLSYVEQPSPDGLAQAFLLGEEFIGNDDVCLILGDNIFFGYGFTGMLQRAVQDVQKVRVASIFGYYVNDPERYGVAEFDEAGNVLSIEEKPKEPKSNYAVVGLYFYTNDVVGIAKNVKPSVRGELEITSVNEEFLLRKQLRMSIMGRGFAWLDTGTHDSFQEAGNFIETVEKRQGLKIACPEEIAWRSGWIDDEQLEELAKPLMKSQYGEYLLQLLKRS
- a CDS encoding UDP-glucose dehydrogenase family protein; amino-acid sequence: MKITIFGSGYVGLVTGACFADVGNEVLCVDTDEKKIDRLKEGEIPIYEPGLQELVTDNSRKGRLRFTSDSAEGVAFGLFQFIAVGTPPGEDGSADLRHVLAVADTIGQKMDDYKIIVDKSTVPVGTAELVSKRLLSALGERGLSIDYDVVSNPEFLKEGDAIADFMKPDRVVVGVDNPRTKELLRTLYAPFNRSHDRFIAMDIRSAELTKYAANAMLATKISFMNEIANIAERVGADVEAIRLGIGSDSRIGFSFIYPGLGYGGSCFPKDVQALERTSHQHGYDARILQAVEAVNYEQKFSIVKKIKQHFKNELSGKTIALWGLAFKPNTDDMREAPSRRVLEELLSSEAKVRAYDPVAMGEARSIYGKREGLALVETSESALRGADALVIVTEWMVFRSPDFEMIKQELSTPIIFDGRNIYDPDLMEQLGFIYYSIGRMPKGIEVYEAIG
- a CDS encoding glycosyltransferase, with the protein product MLSVIIPVYNAKKTIEDCLASLENQSLPKSEYEVICVDDGSIDDSLEIIKKTKKKVRYKLNILTQKNQGPAVARNNGVAVSDGHIIVFTDSDCELEKNFLEKIKLSFEDKEIAGVQGAYKTKQKSKVARFAQYEIEQRYDIYKRNKYISMMGTYAAAYKKEVFQYYGGFDTRFPIASGEDFALSSKVSSNGHKLVFNEDAICYHKHPDTISAYSKQKYSRGYWRNLLYKLYPSNIINDDYTPNTLKIQFVLLSLIMLLMMISMLFQYTAIFVMIFLLIALFFVVDYKLYKKIYKKDKAVFLLSPIFVFVRMMSIILGVVMGSSNWIVDNLSVQK
- a CDS encoding B12-binding domain-containing radical SAM protein; the protein is MKILLLNPPFIAMYSRQSRSPCVAKSGTIYYPYYLAYAAGSLRKCGYDVKLLDSIILEYDKEQTISAIIQYKPDMVMIATSTPSIYNDIFYANEIKKINDKIKTCLVGTHPTNLPDETMMMSKSIDYILRGEYDYTIRDLVDAIKNKKDLDSVPGLTYREDIDGVVRHNENAELPTSKMLDELPYVSEVYYYMIGRDAMYKYLYASIKWPYLSILSARGCPYNCSFCNVPSKKMYRPRSIGNVIGELRYIKENMPFIKEVLFEDDTFTADKKRTREICNEIIENKIKINWSCNSRVDLDYDTMKLMKKAGCRLLCVGFESPNEKSLNDISKSINNKEQISFAKEAKRAGLLINGCFILGLPNDNKDSIKKTIEYAKKLSPNTAQFYPLMVYPGTESYKWAKSNGYLKTENWADWLTKEGLHNTTVSYDELSSEEIMIACDKARLDFYTDPKYISKMIIQSIKDPHEALRMYKSGKVFAKYLIDYIRRSKELKIK
- a CDS encoding sulfotransferase family protein translates to MYYNDKPYNIPNFIVVGAAKSGTTSLYQYLKQHNDIYMSFRKEIMFFDLNYYKGLEYYAKYFKGYNGEKAIGDISPSYMCDSNVPRRIAKILPKTKIIFLLRNPIDRIYSHYWDLVCWKIIKSDFRDAIHQSAIWKKSYGYLEYDILEMGLYYKYINKYREYYSDDDIGVFLYDDMCEDVYAFMDKIFDFLNISKRVEIDLSDKVNQKRQHKNQILSKILVSERLREYVVSNMNEKTIKKLRKIYDNILSINTEKIKVEEIDDADKSFLLNFYKSDIEKLSCYLNRDLTQWLNI
- a CDS encoding glycosyltransferase, with product MIIGILGTCPYKYGRFIKIMEILNETIDDEIVIQCGSNKYDSKKIRFVEYFDRDEYGKQIKSAQCVISHAGFGVLNDCIKYKKRLIICPRSKKLNEHSDDHQIDLASNLINKSQSLKIIMPGEERKIIEYYNEVMLKPFDAIFDSLEKNRLIRSIKSYMKNVL
- the pssD gene encoding PssD/Cps14F family polysaccharide biosynthesis glycosyltransferase, coding for MNKKSKVCLVCANGGHYTEMNAIADTYEGYDHFYITYFGPDTTHLKNAYYFKDRKILLYKMFELFFLCIPILIKERPKVILSTGAAIVVPISIVAKIMNIKIVYLDSGTVIGERSGTGKFMYYVSDVFLTQWPEMKKVYGKKAKYWGRIL